In a genomic window of Helianthus annuus cultivar XRQ/B chromosome 10, HanXRQr2.0-SUNRISE, whole genome shotgun sequence:
- the LOC110886262 gene encoding uncharacterized protein LOC110886262, with product MMVKPPSSSSSSSSSKQGQICRVGVSMENHKKDNIPKQEPRLSGAYIRSLVKHLTTSIKSKDSSNGRHDNNLPESVNSNGGCLNDIHNNMQQQSPPPPAPAPPPERPHKKQVRRRQHATKPYQERLLNMAEARREIVTALKFHRASMKQRETTDNNHPQPDQSSIVNSTLSCSPSVSQFWPISTTTPPPLPTLTHENLDFTLPNQTLGLNLNFQDFKNLDKNSYLNYNSMSSSASSSSSSSSSAVISLATEEITAEVPEEVVTATTTSATTTSSSSVTGGLHHAMDEEEMEEIRSLGEQHQMEWDDTVNLLTSARWLKFLKPFEMEQEDWKFDQVMEFPDCMDIGEIEGMDGEWLA from the exons ATGATGGTGAAACCaccatcctcatcatcatcatcatcatcatcaaagcaAGGGCAGATTTGCAGAGTAGGGGTATCAATGGAAAATCACAAAAAAGATAATATTCCTAAACAGGAACCTCGTCTTTCTGGTGCTTATATACGCAGCCTTGTCAAACACTTAACCACTTCCATCAAATCTAAAGATTCTTCCAATGGACGTCACGACAATAATTTACCGGAATCTGTGAATTCGAATGGGGGATGCCTTAATGATATTCATAACAATATGCAGCAACAATCACCGCCACCACCAGCACCAGCACCGCCACCAGAGCGGCCGCACAAGAAACAAGTTAGAAGAAGGCAACACGCCACTAAACCTTATCAAGAACGGCTTCTTAACATGGCTGAAGCTAGAAGAGAGATTGTTACCGCTCTTAAGTTTCATCGAGCTTCGATGAAACAACGAGAAACAACCGACAATAACCACCCTCAACCGGACCAATCTTCTATCGTTAATTCGACTTTATCTtgttctccttcagtttctcaaTTTTGGCCTATATCCACAACTACCCCTCCCCCTCTTCCCACACTTACTCATGAAAATCTTGATTTCACACTTCCTAACCAAACCCTTGGTTTGAATCTcaattttcaagattttaaaaacTTGGATAAGAATTCTTATCTCAATTATAATTCCATGTCATCGTCAGCGTCGTCGTCATCATCCAGTTCCTCTTCAGCTGTCATTTCTCTCGCAACAGAAGAAATAACGGCCGAAGTGCCAGAGGAGGTGGTGACGGCAACCACCACCTCTGCTACGACCACCTCATCCTCGTCCGTGACTGGAGGTCTACATCATGCCATGGACGAGGAGGAGATGGAGGAGATCAGATCATTAGGTGAGCAGCACCAAATGGAGTGGGACGATACCGTAAATTTGCTGACGTCAGCACGGTGGCTCAAGTTCTTGAAACCCTTTGAAATGGAACAAGAAGATTGGAAGTTTGATCAAGTTATGGAATTCCCAGATTG CATGGACATAGGTGAAATTGAAGGAATGGATGGGGAATGGCTTGCCTGA